In a genomic window of Narcine bancroftii isolate sNarBan1 chromosome 7, sNarBan1.hap1, whole genome shotgun sequence:
- the mis18a gene encoding protein Mis18-alpha — MAGVTVDLVTDDEEEEGGGGGAGAGAGPGRGRGRGGGGGGGGGGAGPPASAHARKLAAGPCCLKDGGSDRGFGNRRRGGSRRRAQGTRDDSDLPVVFLCSQCRLPVGDSLAWAGASPKENVIYLKITCCKARKSAGTMIEVKTQRLEKLSRSNSVLYIAKPVPSGPGPLHLELSKTQGVTNNILVDKEQKIDTADESGCIYVLLSCSGCSLLLGRMYLCTPVHLDIKRNMYCLNVAYIESYVLGSTTNAEFIDNNKKPVVLETQAEVLEELAKSQTVLNLMIKKLADVEEKLRSLQGEG; from the exons ATGGCGGGAGTGACCGTGGATTTGGTAACAGATGacgaggaggaggaagggggcgggggcggggccggggcgggggcggggccggggcgggggcgggggcggggcgggggcgggggcgggggcgggggcggggccgGACCGCCGGCTTCTGCGCATGCTCGGAAGCTCGCGGCGGGGCCTTGCTGTTTGAAAGATGGCGGGAGTGACCGTGGATTTGGTAACAGACGACGAGGAGGAAGCCGCCGCCGCGCCCAGGGCACCAGAGACGACTCGGATTTGCCCGTGGTTTTCCTGTGCTCCCAATGCCGGCTGCCGGTCGGCGACTCGCTGGCCTGGGCTGGAGCAAGCCCGAAGGAGAACGTGATTTACCTGAAAA TTACCTGTtgtaaagcacgaaagtctgcaggcaccatgattgaagtaaaaacacaaaggctggagaaactcagcaggtcaaacagtgtcctttatatagcaaag CCTGTACCCTCCGGACCTGGACCCCTCCACTTAGAGCTGTCTAAAACCCAAG GTGTCACAAATAATATTCTTGTAGACAAAGAACAGAAGATAGACACAGCTGATGAATCTGGTTG CATTTATGTTTTGCTGTCCTGCAGTGGCTGCTCTCTCTTACTGGGTAGAATGTATCTTTGTACCCCGGTCCATCTTGACATCAAGCGGAATATGTATTGCTTGAATGTGGCCTATATTGAAAG tTATGTCCTTGGCTCCACCACAAATGCAGAATTTATAGATAATAATAAAAAGCCGGTAGTTCTAGAAACACAAGCTGAAGTCCTTGAAGAGCTAGCAAAG